In Akkermansia muciniphila, one DNA window encodes the following:
- the sufB gene encoding Fe-S cluster assembly protein SufB — protein MSDTPDMPENGNTQNLFDFDRSKGNFSFPERHKFDAGYGLTEATIDYICDVKDDPEWVRQFRKNALAVFESKPMPTHWASPDIKKIDFSQIRYYLSDGERPKRSWDDVPEDVKRTFERLGVPEQERQFLAGVEAQYDSESAYSNMKEELRSQGVIFVNSTEGLKHHEDVFRPWFGKVIPTGDNKFSALNSAVFSGGSFIYVPKGVKLKHPLQAYFRINSENFGQFERTLIIADEGAELMYMEGCTAPQFETSTLHSAVVELVALKGAKIQYVTVQNWSSNVFNMVTKRGLAMEDAEIRWIDCNIGSGLTMKYPAVVLKGRRARGEVISIALANTGQHQDTGAKMIHAADDTTSNIVSKSISIGEGRASYRGQVIMGKGLKGCKNNTECDALLLAANSRTDTYPAITVKGDGGTVQHEASVSQVSEEMLFYMQQRGIPKAAAMSLAVNGFINDLVQEFPMEYSVELRRLIDLEMEDSIG, from the coding sequence ATGAGCGATACACCTGACATGCCAGAGAACGGGAACACACAGAACCTGTTTGACTTCGACCGGAGCAAGGGAAACTTCTCCTTCCCGGAGCGCCATAAATTTGATGCCGGATACGGCCTGACGGAGGCCACCATTGACTACATCTGCGACGTCAAGGACGACCCGGAATGGGTGCGCCAGTTCCGCAAAAACGCGCTTGCCGTTTTTGAAAGCAAGCCCATGCCCACCCACTGGGCTTCTCCGGATATTAAAAAAATAGATTTCTCCCAAATCCGCTACTACCTCTCCGACGGAGAACGGCCCAAACGAAGCTGGGACGACGTGCCGGAGGACGTCAAGCGCACCTTCGAACGCCTGGGCGTCCCGGAACAGGAACGCCAGTTTCTGGCGGGCGTGGAAGCCCAGTACGACTCCGAATCCGCCTACTCTAACATGAAGGAGGAACTCCGCAGCCAGGGCGTTATCTTCGTCAACTCCACGGAAGGCCTGAAACACCATGAAGACGTCTTCCGCCCCTGGTTTGGAAAAGTCATTCCCACGGGAGACAACAAATTCTCCGCCCTGAACAGCGCGGTATTTTCCGGAGGTTCCTTTATTTACGTGCCCAAAGGGGTTAAACTCAAACATCCTCTCCAGGCCTACTTCCGCATCAACTCGGAAAATTTCGGGCAGTTCGAAAGAACTCTCATCATTGCGGACGAAGGCGCGGAACTCATGTACATGGAAGGATGCACGGCTCCCCAGTTTGAAACTTCCACCCTCCACTCCGCCGTTGTGGAGCTGGTCGCGCTCAAGGGAGCGAAAATTCAGTACGTCACCGTGCAAAACTGGTCCTCCAATGTCTTCAACATGGTCACCAAACGCGGCCTTGCCATGGAAGATGCGGAAATCCGCTGGATAGACTGCAACATTGGCTCCGGCCTCACCATGAAATACCCGGCTGTGGTGCTCAAGGGCAGGCGCGCGCGCGGGGAAGTCATCTCCATCGCCCTGGCAAACACGGGCCAGCATCAAGATACGGGGGCCAAAATGATCCATGCGGCGGACGACACTACGTCCAACATCGTTTCCAAATCCATCAGCATTGGCGAAGGGCGCGCCAGCTACCGGGGCCAGGTAATCATGGGCAAAGGGCTCAAGGGTTGCAAAAACAACACGGAATGCGACGCCCTTCTTCTGGCGGCCAACAGCCGTACGGACACCTACCCCGCCATCACGGTAAAAGGGGATGGAGGCACGGTGCAGCATGAGGCGTCCGTCTCCCAGGTCTCCGAAGAAATGCTTTTTTACATGCAGCAGCGGGGCATTCCGAAAGCTGCGGCGATGTCCCTGGCCGTCAATGGATTCATTAACGACCTCGTTCAGGAATTCCCCATGGAATACTCTGTGGAGCTGCGCAGGCTCATTGATCTGGAAATGGAAGACAGCATCGGATAA
- a CDS encoding SufB/SufD family protein: MDHLLNEEQFPAGFLPAWFEARRRHALEQAEQLPEPSRHMESWRFGAPGNESLEHVEAAPPADPETLAPIIRERASMPEALRIVYANGIPVSIPEELPEGLSVMDMEDFVLQCPDTARKYLETETETLGSEKLSALATALQHNGLVIMAGREISLPLEILHFISGDNVAVFPSTLLIAETGSRLRILERHISADHGRQFCGALQQYHLSSASSVKYALVQELNSHSRAVELSHMMADDSAEMEHLVSHPGAAWVRQETVCILNGDGAGVRLLSANHLKENKKLDQRTCQKHLYRGASSNLLYANVLDDEASSIFSGMILVAEGAHDTSAYQSNRNLILSPRAEANSIPGLEILADRVQCSHGSATSSISPEEIFYLLSRGIPEQTARSMIAQGFLKHALNQFGDETIRAAVESLILP; the protein is encoded by the coding sequence ATGGATCATTTGCTTAACGAAGAACAATTCCCCGCAGGCTTTCTTCCCGCATGGTTTGAAGCCCGGCGCCGCCATGCCCTGGAGCAGGCGGAACAGCTTCCGGAACCTTCCCGCCATATGGAATCCTGGCGTTTCGGCGCCCCCGGCAACGAATCCCTGGAACATGTGGAAGCGGCTCCTCCTGCAGATCCGGAAACCTTGGCCCCCATCATCAGGGAACGTGCCTCCATGCCGGAGGCCCTCCGCATTGTCTACGCCAACGGAATCCCCGTTTCCATCCCGGAAGAACTGCCGGAAGGGCTTTCCGTAATGGATATGGAAGACTTTGTGCTGCAATGCCCGGACACCGCCCGGAAATACCTGGAAACAGAGACGGAAACGCTCGGTTCCGAAAAACTGTCGGCATTGGCTACGGCCCTCCAGCACAACGGGCTGGTTATTATGGCGGGCAGGGAAATCTCCCTCCCTCTGGAAATACTCCACTTCATTTCCGGAGATAACGTGGCCGTTTTTCCCTCCACGCTGCTCATTGCGGAAACCGGAAGCCGCCTGCGTATTCTGGAACGCCACATTAGCGCAGACCATGGCCGCCAATTCTGCGGAGCGCTCCAGCAGTACCATCTTTCCTCCGCGTCATCTGTCAAATACGCGCTGGTTCAGGAACTTAACAGCCATTCCCGTGCCGTGGAGCTTTCCCATATGATGGCGGATGATTCCGCGGAAATGGAACATCTCGTCAGCCATCCCGGCGCGGCATGGGTCAGGCAGGAGACGGTCTGCATCCTGAACGGAGACGGCGCAGGAGTCCGCCTGCTTTCCGCCAACCATCTCAAGGAAAACAAGAAGCTGGACCAGAGAACCTGCCAGAAGCACCTTTACCGCGGAGCCTCCAGCAACCTGCTTTACGCCAACGTGCTTGACGACGAAGCCAGCAGCATTTTCAGCGGCATGATCCTGGTGGCGGAAGGAGCGCATGACACCAGCGCCTATCAAAGCAACCGTAATCTCATTCTCAGCCCCAGAGCGGAAGCCAACTCCATTCCCGGCCTGGAAATCCTGGCGGACAGAGTGCAGTGTTCGCACGGTTCCGCCACATCCTCCATTTCTCCGGAAGAAATCTTCTACCTGCTTTCACGGGGAATTCCGGAGCAGACGGCGCGCAGCATGATTGCCCAGGGCTTCCTGAAACATGCCTTGAACCAATTTGGCGATGAGACCATACGTGCCGCGGTAGAAAGCCTTATCCTGCCCTGA
- a CDS encoding YfhO family protein, with amino-acid sequence MNCKKIEKVSLWWGIIIWAALVLLFFAPAVFGGKVLAPVDCVECLFRPFAVQPMEEVHNQYNVDGASQYLPYSWAMQQSWQSDGYMGWNPYTHNGTSLPENTMLSPGDWHHWLFGFLPFWTAWDAGIWMQFFIAGLGMILLLKSRGIPVPYVLLGAVSFSFYSQFIMWIYDRWLGGMIWAPLIVWSLLEGRRKNKWVHIPSILFIALGFRGGHLQACLFVFLLVLCVFLADWWKRTDRWSWKVFLKSSSFYLISGFLAALLSLDVFVDTLPRMEGCKSLPFVWGLENLPFLVTSVMPTLFGIPQTISIPKVIGADLFDIKFGGGVVFVLAVLALFNRRAPLTAKFCFLVSFIISCTPLSTFLYSRSTVVMAFGMSWLAGWQLFDLGRQPALPVWRRLAWWGIGILCVWLGVSVAVQCFHEPLLLKLHGFIDGNITTSQQQYRHSWYLFRSERLLDQLMIWDWRNVSLIFLVGIGGWACSRLNMSSRYPKWWAGLVVLCTFGEQLVFSSSWLAYSDKPESGCLYKEPKWMPEFRGHVGDGAVVIVNPHNDLDFLCTNHLSTYGIRLASGYETVQPKYLRPLSDGHYHPKDYAMAGISHLLCDARAGKPRLDGWILVQETGNFFLLENPLYRGRYFVRAQGEENHFSPVVPDWRTNNKIHVTVPPGTKELSVLESYSRGWSARTGKGEELPLSSTERYSILVSVPDSEQQTEILLQYHTPYREWYYSMMGGTALFLLVTVFLQRRMNARTGKRG; translated from the coding sequence ATGAATTGTAAAAAAATAGAAAAAGTTTCCTTGTGGTGGGGGATAATCATTTGGGCTGCGCTTGTACTGCTTTTTTTTGCTCCTGCCGTGTTCGGGGGAAAGGTTTTAGCTCCGGTGGATTGTGTGGAGTGCCTGTTCAGACCTTTCGCGGTTCAGCCAATGGAGGAAGTCCATAACCAATATAACGTGGATGGGGCTTCGCAATATTTGCCTTATAGCTGGGCGATGCAGCAGTCCTGGCAAAGTGACGGGTATATGGGATGGAACCCTTATACCCACAATGGCACTTCCCTGCCGGAAAACACCATGTTAAGCCCGGGGGATTGGCATCATTGGTTATTTGGTTTTCTTCCTTTCTGGACGGCATGGGATGCGGGAATCTGGATGCAGTTTTTTATAGCGGGGCTGGGGATGATCCTTCTGCTGAAATCCAGGGGAATTCCCGTTCCGTACGTATTGCTGGGAGCCGTGAGTTTCAGTTTTTATTCCCAGTTTATTATGTGGATATATGACCGGTGGCTTGGTGGAATGATTTGGGCTCCGTTGATTGTCTGGTCCCTGTTGGAAGGGAGAAGAAAAAACAAATGGGTGCATATTCCCTCTATTCTTTTTATTGCTCTTGGATTCAGAGGCGGCCATCTGCAAGCGTGTCTCTTTGTTTTTCTTTTGGTGCTGTGCGTGTTTCTTGCGGATTGGTGGAAACGGACAGATCGCTGGTCTTGGAAAGTTTTTCTGAAATCATCTTCTTTTTATTTGATCTCCGGATTTTTGGCGGCGTTGCTTTCCTTGGACGTTTTTGTGGATACCCTGCCGCGTATGGAAGGCTGTAAAAGCCTGCCGTTTGTCTGGGGACTGGAAAATCTTCCTTTTTTGGTCACGTCTGTGATGCCGACGCTCTTCGGCATTCCTCAGACAATCAGTATTCCCAAAGTGATCGGCGCTGATTTGTTCGATATCAAGTTTGGTGGAGGAGTTGTTTTCGTGCTGGCTGTTCTGGCATTGTTTAACCGACGGGCACCGTTGACGGCCAAGTTCTGTTTTCTTGTCAGTTTCATTATTTCATGCACTCCTCTTTCTACTTTTCTTTATTCACGTTCCACGGTTGTGATGGCCTTTGGAATGAGCTGGCTTGCCGGATGGCAGTTATTTGACCTTGGGCGGCAGCCAGCTCTTCCTGTCTGGCGCAGACTTGCCTGGTGGGGAATTGGAATCTTGTGCGTATGGCTTGGCGTGTCGGTAGCCGTTCAGTGCTTCCATGAACCATTGCTGTTAAAATTGCATGGCTTTATTGACGGAAACATAACGACTTCTCAGCAACAATACCGTCATTCCTGGTATTTGTTCAGAAGCGAGCGTCTCCTGGACCAGTTGATGATTTGGGATTGGCGCAATGTTTCATTAATTTTTTTGGTCGGCATAGGGGGCTGGGCTTGTTCCCGCCTGAATATGTCCAGCCGTTATCCGAAGTGGTGGGCGGGACTTGTGGTGTTATGTACCTTTGGGGAGCAGCTGGTGTTTTCTTCTTCTTGGCTTGCCTATTCCGATAAACCGGAAAGTGGCTGTCTTTATAAAGAACCGAAATGGATGCCCGAGTTCCGCGGTCATGTGGGGGATGGCGCCGTTGTCATCGTCAATCCTCATAATGATTTGGATTTTCTATGTACCAATCATTTATCCACATATGGAATAAGATTGGCTTCAGGCTATGAAACGGTACAGCCCAAATATTTGAGACCTTTGTCGGATGGACATTATCATCCGAAAGATTATGCCATGGCCGGCATTTCCCATTTGCTGTGCGATGCCAGAGCCGGAAAACCACGCCTTGACGGGTGGATTCTGGTTCAGGAAACGGGAAATTTCTTCTTGCTGGAAAATCCCTTGTACCGTGGACGCTATTTCGTCCGCGCCCAAGGGGAAGAAAATCATTTTTCCCCTGTTGTTCCGGATTGGAGAACGAATAATAAAATCCATGTTACCGTGCCGCCAGGAACAAAGGAATTGTCTGTGCTTGAGAGCTATTCCAGGGGATGGAGCGCCCGCACCGGGAAGGGGGAAGAGCTTCCTTTATCCAGTACTGAGCGTTATTCCATTCTTGTTTCTGTCCCGGATTCGGAGCAGCAGACGGAAATCCTCCTTCAGTACCATACGCCTTACCGTGAATGGTATTACAGCATGATGGGGGGAACGGCCCTGTTTCTGCTTGTGACAGTTTTCTTGCAGCGGCGCATGAATGCCAGGACGGGAAAGAGGGGATAG
- a CDS encoding arylsulfatase — protein sequence MVTFYNITLSAAFSLLMLSVAEAARPNVVLINADDLGWAEVGCYGQKKIKTPNIDRLASEGQRWVYFYSGAPVCSPSRNVLMTGKHTGSCDVQDLKRVDAGENWRDLKGDWPIEEKTYTLPEAMKKAGYATAVFGKWGIGDFGSTGAPDKHGVDRFYGYTDQKACHTYYPPYLWNNGKKEVLNTSLTAATIGHGSQPKGEVLADTYRAEQHSSDLIADKMLEFVREKAHGKQPFFLYYAPLEPHVAMQPLQEWIDRYPREWDPSPYRGNRGYLPHPRPRAAYAGMISQMDHNVGRLLDTLKACGLDKNTIVIFTSDNGTTHDAGGVDHRFFNSVADLKGLKGQLYEGGIRVPGIIRWPGKIAPGKTIAQPAFHADVMPTLCALTGADAGSPLGTDLSPVLLGKKSALHDRKPLVWAGGGYGGQVAVRFDSKKVIRRNLFPGKKPDNWEVYDIVKDPAEKNNIAAENRDLINRAIAILDREYQPAPGFQALRYRAPEQ from the coding sequence ATGGTCACCTTTTACAACATCACTCTCTCCGCCGCCTTTTCCCTGCTGATGCTGTCTGTGGCGGAAGCGGCACGGCCCAATGTGGTCCTCATCAATGCGGATGATCTTGGCTGGGCGGAAGTGGGCTGCTACGGCCAGAAAAAAATTAAAACCCCGAACATTGACAGGCTGGCATCCGAAGGACAGCGATGGGTTTATTTCTATTCCGGGGCTCCGGTTTGTTCCCCCTCCCGCAACGTGCTGATGACGGGCAAGCATACGGGCAGCTGCGACGTACAGGATTTGAAACGCGTGGACGCGGGCGAAAACTGGCGCGACCTCAAAGGAGACTGGCCTATCGAAGAAAAAACCTACACTCTGCCGGAAGCCATGAAAAAAGCCGGTTACGCCACAGCGGTATTCGGTAAATGGGGTATTGGGGATTTCGGCTCCACCGGAGCGCCGGACAAACACGGCGTGGACAGGTTCTATGGCTACACGGACCAGAAAGCCTGCCACACCTACTATCCTCCATACCTCTGGAATAACGGAAAGAAAGAAGTTCTCAACACTTCCCTGACAGCCGCCACCATCGGACACGGTTCCCAGCCCAAAGGGGAAGTTCTGGCGGACACCTACCGCGCGGAACAGCACAGTTCCGATCTTATTGCGGATAAAATGCTGGAATTTGTGAGGGAAAAGGCCCATGGCAAACAACCGTTTTTCCTGTATTACGCCCCGCTGGAACCCCATGTGGCTATGCAGCCTCTTCAGGAATGGATTGACCGCTATCCCCGCGAATGGGACCCATCCCCCTACCGCGGCAACCGGGGCTATCTGCCCCATCCCCGCCCCCGGGCCGCCTATGCAGGCATGATTTCCCAGATGGACCACAACGTGGGACGCCTGCTGGACACGCTGAAAGCCTGCGGCCTGGACAAAAACACCATCGTCATTTTTACCAGTGACAACGGCACCACCCATGATGCAGGAGGGGTGGACCACCGTTTTTTCAACTCCGTAGCCGATCTCAAAGGATTGAAAGGACAGCTTTATGAAGGCGGCATACGTGTCCCCGGCATTATCCGCTGGCCTGGGAAAATAGCTCCGGGAAAAACCATTGCCCAGCCGGCCTTCCATGCGGACGTGATGCCTACGCTGTGCGCTCTGACGGGAGCGGATGCAGGTTCCCCGCTGGGAACGGACCTCTCCCCTGTCCTTCTGGGTAAAAAATCCGCCCTGCATGACAGGAAACCCCTGGTTTGGGCAGGAGGAGGCTACGGCGGCCAGGTAGCCGTCCGTTTCGACTCCAAGAAAGTCATCCGCCGCAACCTGTTTCCCGGTAAAAAACCGGACAACTGGGAAGTGTACGATATCGTGAAAGACCCCGCAGAGAAAAATAATATCGCCGCAGAAAACCGTGACCTGATCAACAGAGCCATCGCCATTCTGGACAGGGAATACCAACCCGCCCCCGGATTCCAGGCCCTGCGTTACAGGGCCCCGGAACAATAG
- the bioB gene encoding biotin synthase BioB encodes MSLTSSLLSRVLGGGSCSREELIALSREPLEELCQAANAIREHFCGNIFDLCTIINGRSGKCSENCKYCAQSAHYSTAVEEYPLLSDEALLAGARYNDERGILRYSIVTSGKRLTDENVDRLCASYRHIAEHCGISLCASHGLISKKHCEQLKAAGVSRYHNNLETSRRNFPNVCTTHTYDDKLQTIKWALEAGLEVCSGGIMGLGETMEDRIDMYMDIAALGIKSMPVNFLTPIPGTPYANMTPLGEEEQLRIVALVRFIMPDGFVRIAAGRNTMKDHGRKIFMSGANAAISGDMLTTAGVTIREDLAMLAELGYEVRMK; translated from the coding sequence ATGAGTCTGACATCTTCCCTCCTTTCCAGGGTTCTCGGGGGCGGTTCCTGCTCCAGAGAAGAATTGATAGCCCTCAGCCGGGAACCGCTGGAAGAGTTGTGCCAGGCGGCCAACGCCATCCGGGAACATTTCTGCGGGAATATCTTCGACCTCTGCACCATCATCAACGGCCGCAGCGGCAAATGTTCGGAAAACTGCAAATACTGCGCCCAGTCCGCCCACTACTCCACGGCAGTGGAGGAATATCCCCTTTTAAGTGATGAAGCCCTCCTGGCGGGGGCCAGGTACAATGACGAACGCGGCATTCTGCGTTACTCCATCGTCACCTCCGGCAAGAGGCTGACGGATGAAAACGTGGACCGGCTCTGCGCCAGTTACCGGCACATCGCCGAACATTGCGGCATCTCTCTCTGCGCCTCCCACGGCCTTATTTCCAAGAAGCACTGCGAGCAGTTGAAAGCCGCGGGCGTTTCACGCTACCACAATAACCTGGAAACCTCCCGCCGCAATTTTCCAAACGTTTGCACCACCCATACGTACGACGACAAACTGCAAACCATCAAATGGGCGCTGGAAGCCGGGCTGGAAGTTTGCAGCGGCGGCATCATGGGGCTTGGAGAAACCATGGAGGACCGGATAGACATGTACATGGACATTGCCGCGCTGGGCATCAAATCCATGCCCGTCAACTTTCTGACCCCCATTCCCGGAACGCCGTACGCGAACATGACTCCTCTGGGAGAGGAAGAGCAGCTGCGCATCGTGGCCCTGGTGCGGTTCATCATGCCGGACGGCTTCGTCCGCATCGCCGCCGGAAGGAACACCATGAAGGACCACGGCAGGAAAATCTTCATGTCCGGAGCGAATGCCGCCATCTCCGGAGACATGCTCACCACCGCCGGCGTCACCATCCGGGAAGACCTGGCCATGCTGGCGGAACTGGGATATGAAGTCCGCATGAAATAA
- the bioA gene encoding adenosylmethionine--8-amino-7-oxononanoate transaminase codes for MNHSDWSKKDLEYIWHPCSQMKDYETLPPIVIDHGKGVSLYDVDGKRYLDVVSSWWCNLLGHSHPKINRAIKEQLDSLEHVIFANFSHRPAITLCEELMKKIPRGLCKFNFSDNGSASIESAMKMSFQYHYQTGNRQKVRFMSLSDAYHGETLGALSAGGLDLYSELYRPLLLDIVRIPAPDCYRCPKGNKRGCCQAECIDAAQEAFARHGDECAALLVEPLLQGSAGMRMYPPAYLAKLRSLCDAYNVHLIADEIATGFGRTGSMFACDQAGVSPDIMCVSKGLTGGYMPMSITITTQKIYDAFYADYREGKAFMHSHTYSGNPLGCSAALAVLKVLDEEQIIPRAQEKAPLFRRMIMETLGDHPHVGEIRSLGLVNAIELVENRETKKSFPSEQRMGYRIYREALKRGLLLRPLGDVLYFNPPLVISPEEMEEAVSICASCIRKVLG; via the coding sequence ATGAACCACTCCGACTGGTCAAAAAAAGATCTGGAATACATCTGGCATCCCTGTTCCCAGATGAAGGATTACGAAACGCTGCCTCCTATCGTGATCGACCACGGGAAAGGCGTCAGCCTGTATGATGTGGACGGGAAACGCTATCTGGACGTGGTCAGCTCCTGGTGGTGCAACCTGCTGGGCCACTCCCACCCCAAAATCAACCGCGCCATCAAGGAACAGCTTGATTCCCTGGAGCATGTCATCTTCGCCAACTTCTCGCACAGGCCGGCTATCACCCTGTGTGAAGAACTGATGAAGAAAATTCCGCGGGGGCTCTGCAAATTCAATTTCTCCGATAACGGTTCGGCATCCATCGAATCCGCGATGAAAATGAGTTTCCAATACCACTACCAGACCGGAAACCGCCAGAAAGTACGTTTCATGTCCCTGAGCGACGCCTATCACGGAGAAACCCTGGGAGCCCTCTCCGCAGGAGGCCTGGACCTGTACTCGGAACTTTACAGGCCTCTTCTGCTGGACATCGTGCGCATTCCCGCCCCGGATTGCTACCGCTGCCCCAAGGGGAACAAACGCGGCTGCTGCCAGGCGGAATGCATTGACGCGGCACAGGAAGCCTTTGCGCGCCATGGAGACGAATGCGCAGCCCTGCTGGTGGAACCCCTGCTCCAGGGCTCCGCGGGCATGCGGATGTACCCTCCCGCCTATCTGGCGAAACTGCGCTCCCTGTGCGACGCCTACAACGTGCACCTCATCGCGGATGAAATCGCCACCGGTTTTGGCCGTACGGGGAGCATGTTCGCCTGTGACCAGGCCGGCGTTTCCCCGGACATCATGTGCGTCTCCAAAGGGCTCACGGGCGGTTATATGCCCATGTCCATCACCATCACCACGCAGAAAATTTACGACGCCTTTTATGCGGACTACAGGGAAGGAAAAGCGTTCATGCACAGCCATACCTATTCCGGCAATCCGCTGGGGTGCTCCGCCGCTCTCGCCGTGCTGAAGGTCCTGGACGAGGAACAAATCATTCCCCGGGCGCAGGAAAAGGCCCCTCTTTTCCGACGGATGATTATGGAGACCCTGGGGGATCATCCCCACGTGGGGGAAATACGCAGCCTGGGACTGGTGAACGCCATTGAACTGGTGGAAAACAGGGAAACCAAAAAAAGCTTTCCGTCCGAACAACGGATGGGATACCGGATTTACAGGGAAGCCCTTAAACGGGGACTGCTGCTCCGCCCCCTGGGCGACGTCCTGTATTTCAATCCCCCCCTCGTTATTTCTCCAGAGGAAATGGAGGAAGCCGTATCCATCTGCGCTTCCTGCATCCGCAAGGTGCTGGGCTGA